The Rhodothermus marinus DSM 4252 DNA segment GCTCGTACTCCTCGGAGATCGCTTTCAGTTTCGGATCGATGATCCAGTGCAACAGGGCCGTCAGCACGATCCCGATCCCCAGCGTGACGAATCCTTCCCAGCGCAGGAGCAGGCTCAGGGCCACGCCCAGCGTGAGCGCCACGTAGGCCAGCGGCGAGATGATGATCGCCAGCACGTCTTCTTTTGTCCACTCGTCGGCCTCGGCGGCCGTCCAATTGCGTCGAATCCAGCCCATGATCTCAGGAGGGTCTGGTCTGATTCGGATCGACGAAAGCCGGTTGGCCCTTCGGCGTGAGCAACCCGCGGCGCTCGGCCTCCCGGCGCACGGGGCCCCACCAGCCGATCGGTCGGGCCATCACGTAGTATTTTACCAGATGGTCCATGTCTTCCGGCGGCGTCAGCAGCGTCACCGGAATGTACACGAGCGCGCCCAGCACCATCAGCAGCCAGAACTGCTCGTAGTCGGCCAGCGGCGGTAAAATACCGAAGGCCGGCAGCACCCACACGACAAGCCAGCTGAAGCCCAAATTGGCGATCCAGGCCGAAAGATAGCCCCAGGCATTGAAGCGCCACCAGACCACCTGCAGGATGTTGGGCAGCCACACGCCCGCGGCCATGATCCACAGCGCAAAGATCAGCCACGAAGTGATCTCTTCCATCATCAGCCCGTAGACGAGCGAGCCGATGAGCAGAATCAACGTGGCGATGCGGCCCACCCACACCAGCTCGCGCTCGGAAGCGTGCGGTTTGACGTAGTGCTGGTAAATGTCGCGCGTGGCGTAGAGCGCGCCCAGGTTCAGGTGCGTGGAGATCGTCGAAAGATGAATGGCCACGATGGCGGCAAAGAAAAAGCCCATCAGGCCGGCCGGTAGAAAGTCGAAGCCCAGCCGGAACCAGCCCAGCTCGTACTCGGCCGTGTTTTCGATGTCCGGAAACATCACATAGAACGCCAGGATGGCGACGGCCCAGAGCGCGTTGCGCATGAGCACCAGCGCGCTGCCCCACCAGATGCTGTAGCTGGCGTCGCGTACGGTGCGCGCCGACTGAATGCGCTGGGCTTCGGCGAACCAGTCGATCGTCGTGCCCATGCCGAAACCGCCCAGCAGCGCGATGAACAGCATGGTCAGAAACCAGGCCACGGGAAAGTCGCCCGTAAACCAGCCCGTGAAGGCGAACGGGTCGAGCCGGTGCGCCTCGCCCATCTCGGTGAGCTTCTGCACGATGGCCGACGGTCCCCCCGCCTCGGCGATGCCCCAGATCGAGACGAGCACGATCACGAAAAACGCGATGATGCCCTGCTGGAAGTCCGCCACTACCACGCCCCAGTAACCGGCCGCCAGCACGTAGATGGCACAGGCGCCCGAAAAGACGACCAGCCCCACCCAGGGCGCCCAGCCGAACAGAAAATTGCAGATCTTCCCCATCGCGATGCCCACCCAGCCCAGGATGAACATGTTCATGAAGACCTGCCAGCCGGCCATCCAGCCGCGGATCAGCTCGGCGCCCAGTCCGCCGAAGCGCAGCACGCTCCACTCGGCCTGCGTGTAGGCGAGCGAGCGCCGGAAGATCCGCGTAGAGACGAACGCGCTGATGGCGCACCAGGCCGAAAAGAACGTGTACCAGATGCCGGCCAGACCGTAGCGATAGATGACGCCCGTCACCCACATGGGCGTGTCGGTGGCCGTGTGCGTGGCATA contains these protein-coding regions:
- a CDS encoding sodium:solute symporter family protein, with product MVVFTWIDWLWVALYLLLMIGSGFFFYRLGKRSQSDFFLAGRGLPWWLPAASVYATHTATDTPMWVTGVIYRYGLAGIWYTFFSAWCAISAFVSTRIFRRSLAYTQAEWSVLRFGGLGAELIRGWMAGWQVFMNMFILGWVGIAMGKICNFLFGWAPWVGLVVFSGACAIYVLAAGYWGVVVADFQQGIIAFFVIVLVSIWGIAEAGGPSAIVQKLTEMGEAHRLDPFAFTGWFTGDFPVAWFLTMLFIALLGGFGMGTTIDWFAEAQRIQSARTVRDASYSIWWGSALVLMRNALWAVAILAFYVMFPDIENTAEYELGWFRLGFDFLPAGLMGFFFAAIVAIHLSTISTHLNLGALYATRDIYQHYVKPHASERELVWVGRIATLILLIGSLVYGLMMEEITSWLIFALWIMAAGVWLPNILQVVWWRFNAWGYLSAWIANLGFSWLVVWVLPAFGILPPLADYEQFWLLMVLGALVYIPVTLLTPPEDMDHLVKYYVMARPIGWWGPVRREAERRGLLTPKGQPAFVDPNQTRPS